In one Brassica oleracea var. oleracea cultivar TO1000 chromosome C9, BOL, whole genome shotgun sequence genomic region, the following are encoded:
- the LOC106314273 gene encoding uncharacterized protein LOC106314273, with protein MATKNGGGGGLSVSASDTSFAYGLHYPVIYRSLFGCIDWPSISSCFDLPTSRPGKILHAHLSSLFPSYSATVEWFIQLFVWAMWELRFMILSGDIPMGLVSFGSTFVTSSSIYIALARASAICSSLTGFIPDVGVSVYLSSWWQVEEKLIVIFIPMNMDVSGFDFPLVPRLNQYSFLIFLPIWSELDEQVSLVLQGSSSHRMLFSAYGAVCVVLRVTLDVVFKEAYDVVVVRFHMAPSCDLYRHYIPYVVVVVVCLAVNSVFVYSFVGV; from the coding sequence ATGGCGACAAAGAATGGTGGTGGTGGTGGTCTCTCGGTGTCTGCTAGCGACACTTCCTTTGCCTACGGGCTCCATTATCCTGTGATATACAGGTCTCTATTTGGGTGTATCGACTGGCCTTCAATCAGTTCTTGTTTCGACCTCCCAACCAGTCGTCCTGGTAAGATCCTTCATGCTCATCTTAGCTCTTTATTTCCTAGTTATTCTGCTACTGTAGAATGGTTTATACAGCTATTTGTATGGGCGATGTGGGAATTGAGGTTCATGATCTTATCTGGTGATATACCGATGGGCTTAGTCTCATTTGGTTCTACTTTTGTGACCTCTAGTAGCATTTATATCGCCTTGGCGCGAGCGTCTGCAATATGCAGTTCTCTTACGGGTTTCATTCCGGATGTTGGTGTGTCTGTGTATCTCTCTTCTTGGTGGCAGGTAGAAGAAAAACTCATTGTCATCTTTATCCCGATGAATATGGATGTGTCGGGTTTTGATTTCCCGCTTGTCCCTCGTTTGAATCAGTATTCTTTCTTAATATTTCTTCCTATATGGAGTGAATTGGATGAACAAGTTTCGTTGGTATTGCAAGGATCTTCCTCCCATCGAATGCTCTTCTCTGCGTATGGTGCAGTGTGTGTTGTCCTACGGGTTACACTAGATGTGGTCTTTAAAGAAGCTTATGATGTTGTTGTGGTACGATTTCATATGGCTCCTTCTTGTGATTTGTATCGCCATTATATCCCTTATGTTGTTGTTGTTGTTGTTTGTTTGGCTGTCAATAGCGTTTTTGTATACTCCTTTGTTGGAGTGTAA